In the Brassica napus cultivar Da-Ae chromosome A7, Da-Ae, whole genome shotgun sequence genome, one interval contains:
- the LOC106353282 gene encoding uncharacterized protein LOC106353282 isoform X1 — translation MGENESWAAASPPSSPSGLFPNGLLPGMSESVTRPLDAERWAVAEERTAELISHIQPNPPSEDRRNAVARYVRRLIMECFPLQVEIFTFGSVPLKTYLPDGDIDLTAFSTNQNLKDSWANLVRDMLEKEEKNENAEFHVKEVQYIQAEVKLIKCLVENIVVDISFNQIGGLCTLCFLDQVDQFINQNHLFKRSIILIKAWCYYESRILGAHHGLISTYALETLVLYIFHVFNNSFSGPLEVLYRFLEFFSKFDWQNFCISLWGPVPVSSLPDVTAEPPRKDVGELRRNEAFLKYCSRVYAVNPVAQETQGQPFLSKHFNVIDPLRENNNLGRSVSKGNFFRIRSAFTLGAKKLARLLECPKENLIHEVNQFFMNTWDRHGSGRRPDAPGNDLWLSRRLGDPEPCLQAENASSSSSSKRNQNSIRSGEVQGARSMPSQQNNCGTEITSKATYQNPKSCGNAYQLAQEARSNQNASNDKLQQTVKPDIMVNSFHGRHLFARTRSSPELTETCGEALLQPRRSRAPEAGKRQPNSMRAENIRKTNMESESLSSNIRYAADSSSVRHTPSPRSPDSTADMSSAVNSYYDDLGSVSVNEDFSAAGEHGMQQEEQDLVNSMASFTREGFNGHFPFPFNFPTGHMPLQITPAMLASMGYGQRNVPGIVPSNFPFMETPWSTNVQFQQNFASSPFTHYLPSGSDPISEKLSKAGNEDMGSPQVNVDESGHEHWHEQERGTRSCRLENGHDGMHQANDKHYSSSAEHVTVPSSRKIRSTRGDDLENSHSPVRGSQIQSEERNAGSRSVSCASSVRSRTSSESSWDGSTTRGSKPARDKRNRKVASGAVPALYGKGKSVPEHSIQVEDDNREWIPVSSNEAIGRDFGPRPPVASFQLQRHQIHGHELAQASGSESTVPLAPFILGHGMQQNEADSSGYTFYPTGPPVPFFTMVPMYNYQAGGNATSDASASHLSVDEGVDNHDSCKSFDSSKGDQSDLNVSSQSTRAGLSVEPTELKNDILNGDFDNHWQNLQYGRYCQNSQHPPVLYPAPVVVPPTYLQGRLPWDGPGRPLAYTNVVNQLMAYGPRILPVAPVQPVSTRPPNIYPRYANEAPRYRGGTGTYFPNPKISPREQRPTSGVRRGNYGHDRNEHHSDREGNWNNSKARGSGRGHSNRNQADNKPRQDRSDRQWGSSYRHESSSYSSHQSRNGPVRSHDGPGNVAYSMYRMPPGMKQNNATSSEGHNGPPVMMYYPHDHNSVYNSPTEHVEFASHGPAGEAPHRNDGNLSAGGAFEDQPRYRGAHMSSPDDPSSPRFPRGK, via the exons ATGGGTGAGAATGAATCATGGGCGGCGGCTTCTCCGCCGTCGTCGCCTAGTGGCTTGTTTCCGAACGGGCTGTTGCCGGGGATGTCTGAATCTGTGACACGGCCTCTCGATGCGGAAAGGTGGGCCGTTGCGGAGGAAAGAACCGCTGAGCTCATTTCTCATATACAGCCGAATCCGCCTTCGGAAGATCGCCGGAATGCTGTTGCTAGATACGTGCGGAGGCTTATCATGGAATGCTTCCCTCTTCAGGTTGAG ATCTTTACTTTTGGATCTGTGCCACTAAAGACTTACTTGCCCGATGGAGACATCGACTTAACGGCCTTCAGCACTAACCAGAATCTGAAGGATTCTTGGGCTAATTTGGTTCGTGATATGCtggaaaaggaagagaagaatgaGAATGCTGAGTTTCATGTCAAAGAAGTCCAGTATATTCAGGCAGAA GTGAAGTTAATTAAGTGCCTGGTGGAGAACATTGTGGTGGATATATCTTTCAACCAGATTGGAGGGCTGTGTACGCTATGCTTCCTTGACCAG GTTGATCAGTTTATAAACCAGAACCATTTATTCAAGCGTAGTATCATATTGATTAAAGCCTGGTGTTATTACGAGAGCCGTATATTGGGAGCTCACCATGGGCTTATTTCAACATATGCCCTGGAAACCTTGGTTCTTTACATATTTCATGTTTTCAACAACTCATTTTCTGGACCCCTCGAG GTTCTCTATCGTTTTCTTGAGTTCTTTAGTAAGTTTGACTGGCAGAATTTTTGTATTAGCCTATGGGGCCCTGTTCCAGTTAGTTCACTACCAGATGTAACAG CGGAGCCTCCTCGAAAAGATGTTGGAGAGTTACGACGTAACGAAGCGTTTCTCAAATATTGTAGTAGAGTTTATGCAGTTAACCCTGTTGCTCAGGAGACACAGGGGCAGCCTTTTCTTTCCAAGCATTTCAATGTCATAGACCCTTTGCGTGAAAACAACAACCTTGGACGCAGTGTTAGTAAAG GTAACTTCTTTAGGATACGAAGTGCATTTACTCTTGGTGCTAAGAAGTTGGCTAGGTTACTTGAATGCCCTAAGGAGAATTTGATTCATGAGGTTAACCAATTCTTTATGAATACATGGGATAGACATGGCAGCGGTCGTCGTCCTGATGCTCCTGGAAATGACCTATGGCTATCAAGAAGACTGGGAGATCCTGAGCCTTGTCTTCAAGCTGAAAATGCTAGTAGTTCTTCAAGCAGCAAAAGAAACCAAAATTCCATCCGTTCTGGTGAGGTTCAAGGAGCTCGCAGTATGCCCTCTCAACAGAATAACTGTGGAACAGAAATTACATCTAAAGCAACATATCAAAACCCAAAGAGTTGTGGTAACGCTTACCAACTTGCTCAAGAAGCTCGTTCTAATCAAAATGCTTCAAATGATAAACTTCAGCAAACTGTTAAGCCAGACATTATGGTGAATAGTTTTCATGGAAGGCATCTCTTTGCCAGAACGCGGTCGAGTCCTGAGCTTACTGAGACATGTGGTGAAGCTCTTTTGCAACCAAGGCGCAGTAGAGCCCCAGAAGCTGGAAAACGCCAACCTAATTCTATGAGGGCTGAAAATATCAGGAAAACTAATATGGAGTCTGAAAGTTTGTCAAGCAATATCAGATATGCGGCTGACTCATCGTCAGTTAGGCATACACCATCCCCGCGAAGTCCTGATAGTACTGCTGACATGAGCAGCGCAGTGAACAGTTATTATGATGATTTAGGTTCGGTTTCCGTGAATGAAGATTTTTCTGCCGCAGGGGAACATGGAATGCAACAGGAAGAGCAAGATCTTGTTAACTCGATGGCATCTTTTACCCGGGAAGGTTTTAATGGacactttccttttccttttaattttcCTACGGGCCACATGCCTCTGCAAATTACACCAGCCATGTTAGCTTCAATGGGATATGGTCAGAGGAATGTGCCTGGTATTGTTCCTTCTAACTTTCCTTTCATGGAGACACCTTGGAGTACTAATGTACAATTTCAGCAAAACTTTGCTTCTTCACCATTTACCCATTATCTTCCTAGTGGATCCGATCCAATCTCAGAAAAGCTGAGCAAAGCTGGTAATGAGGATATGGGGTCTCCACAAGTGAATGTTGACGAGTCTGGCCATGAGCACTGGCACGAGCAAGAACGCGGAACTCGTAGTTGTAGACTTGAAAATGGTCATGATGGAATGCATCAGGCAAACGATAAACATTATTCATCTTCTGCAGAGCACGTTACTGTACCCTCAAGTCGTAAAATACGGTCAACAAGGGGAGATGATTTAGAAAATTCCCACTCTCCAGTCAGAGGAAGTCAGATTCAGAGTGAGGAGAGAAATGCAGGCTCTAGATCTGTTTCTTGTGCTAGTTCCGTTAGAAGTAGGACTTCATCTGAAAGCTCTTGGGATGGATCAACTACAAGGGGCTCAAAGCCAGCTAGGGATAAACGGAATAGGAAAGTAGCTTCTGGGGCTGTGCCTGCACTGTATGGAAAAGGGAAGAGTGTTCCTGAGCACTCAATCCAGGTTGAAGATGATAACAGAGAATGGATTCCTGTATCTAGCAATGAAGCAATCGGAAGGGATTTTGGCCCTCGGCCACCTGTTGCTTCATTTCAACTTCAGAGGCATCAAATACATGGTCATGAATTAGCTCAGGCAAGTGGATCAGAGTCCACAGTGCCTCTTGCTCCATTTATCCTTGGCCATGGCATGCAACAAAACGAAGCTGATAGTTCCGGATATACTTTTTACCCCACTGGACCACCTGTTCCATTCTTTACAATGGTTCCAATGTACAACTATCAAGCTGGTGGTAATGCTACATCAGATGCTTCGGCAAGCCATCTCAGTGTGGATGAAGGAGTAGATAATCATGATTCCTGTAAAAGTTTTGACTCGTCAAAGGGAGACCAGTCCGATTTAAATGTGTCTTCGCAATCTACCAGAGCTGGGTTGTCTGTAGAACCAACAGAGCTCAAGAATGATATTCTCAATGGAGATTTTGACAACCATTGGCAAAATTTGCAGTATGGCCGTTATTGCCAAAATTCTCAACATCCGCCGGTGTTGTATCCTGCTCCCGTCGTAGTGCCACCTACTTATCTCCAGGGGCGTTTACCATGGGATGGCCCTGGAAGACCTCTTGCTTACACCAATGTAGTTAATCAGCTCATGGCCTACGGACCTCGTATTCTACCCGTTGCCCCTGTACAACCTGTTTCTACCAGGCCACCTAACATTTACCCTCGTTATGCTAATGAAGCTCCCAGATACCGAGGTGGGACGGGGACCTATTTTCCAAATCCT AAGATTTCCCCTAGGGAGCAGCGGCCGACATCCGGCGTGAGGCGAGGGAATTATGGGCATGACAGAAACGAGCACCACAGCGATAGAGAAGGGAATTGGAATAACTCAAAGGCACGGGGTTCTGGGCGAGGCCACAGCAATCGTAACCAAGCTGATAATAAGCCAAGGCAAGACCGATCTGATAGGCAATGGGGGTCGTCGTATAGGCATGAATCGTCCTCGTATTCTTCTCACCAATCTCGAAACGGTCCTGTTCGCTCACATGATGGTCCTGGAAATGTTGCTTATAGCATGTACCGAATGCCACCGGGCATGAAGCAGAACAATGCGACTTCTTCAGAGGGACATAACGGTCCACCGGTGATGATGTATTATCCACACGATCATAACTCTGTTTACAATTCACCAACTGAACACGTCGAGTTTGCGTCCCATGGACCTGCGGGTGAAGCGCCACATCGAAATGACGGAAACCTTTCTGCTGGTGGAGCATTTGAAGATCAGCCAAGGTATCGTGGTGCTCATATGTCTTCACCTGATGATCCTTCCTCGCCTCGTTTCCCCAG GGGGAAGTAA